From the Syngnathus typhle isolate RoL2023-S1 ecotype Sweden linkage group LG22, RoL_Styp_1.0, whole genome shotgun sequence genome, the window TTCCACATGCCTCACTCGTGTGCGAAGTCGCCGACGTGCGTCACGAACGCCAGGCGCCTCATTAACCTctacttttgtgtgtgtgtgtgtgtcgcccaCCACAGGGGGCACGCTGCGCATCTACGCCGACAGTCTGAAGCCCAACATCCCCTACAAGACCATCCTGCTCTCCACCCGGGACACGGCCGACTTCGCCGTGGCCGAAGCCTTGGAGAAGTACGGCTTGGAGAAGGAGAACCCTCGAGAGTACTGCATCGCCCGGGTAGCTatcgggcggggggggggggggggggggtttcgaCAATGTTTGGCAAAGCACACTCTGCTCTTGAACACAACATGCAAACCTCAATGGGATGACTTTGACGCGGCCAGCAGATGCTGACGCTTGGCTTTCTTCCACGCTGCAACATCACGCGCGCTCCcacgcacaaacgcacacacacggctTATCGTTGTAATTTGCTGATGAGGTGGCGGCACAAACACTCGGGTAGCTTAGTAAGCTCGTCAAGCCagtgtgcggcggcggcggcggcggcggcctttgCTGTGCGGTATCATAAAAGATGCCAAACGTGTTTGTCAAATGTTTACAGCTgccttttgtgttgttgttgtgtagCAAGACGACAAATCTGGCAAAGAGGCCATCCTGGACGACGGCGAGTGTCCTTTGCAGATCTTCAGGGACTGGCCGGCAGACAGAGGTCAGTTGCTGTTCGCGTGTCTctgctgcccccttgtggctcTCTTGCAACATTACAACATCAATgtgaatttcttttcttttttttttcttttgcaggtGCCTTGGTTTTCCAGCTGAAGAAGAGACCGCCCGACTACCACTTGCGCAAGACGAGGAAAGCAGATGACAAGGGCCTGCAAGGGAAGAACGGCTCTGGGCCCTTGCCGCCGGAAAAACTGCCCTATCTGGTGGAGCTGAGCCCGGGTACGCGCACGCCCTCTGCATCCCGAGCACATTTGCGGCGACCGAGGTGAAGTCTTCTCATGTTGACGAGCCCAGATGCTGCACGTGAACTTTGGGCCAACTCGTAATCCAGCCCGGTCCGCGCCAAATGCTTGTCTGTAATTTCGGACGCTTGCTCGCTCCGTCTGCTTGGAAATGAAGGGAATCGATCCcaaagtgaattttatttttccagctCGAGTTTGCCTAACGTGCCTAACAAGCTTGTTTCTTGCTCCTGACCTGAATTAGCCCTCGACCCGCCGCTCCCACTAACACGTGAAGAGCACAATAATGATGCTAATCTCTTAGCTAACCAGGTTGCGCTGCATTTTCACCCTGTGCTGtgtctctttcttttctttcccgcTTTCTCGCGGCATGGTGCGGCACTGctgctgtgcgtgtgtgtgtgtgtgtgtgtgtgtgtgtgtgtgtgtgtgtggggcgtTCCTTGTGCATGTCTTCTGCTTCCTGTGCCTGCCTGCGCTAGGGCGAGGGAATCACTATGCCTACTACGCCTATCGGCATCACGAAGGTAAAAAGTGCATCTCGCACCTTCTTTCCGTGTCTGCACGTTTgtcatttaaaagcaaaaatagCGTGAGGAGTGAAATGAAAATGGCCCAAATTcaggtctctttttttttttttttttacgcgatCCACTTGAAGcgtcgttctttttttttttgcagtattttTAGCTGCAGCTCTCTGAGCAAATGATTGGGTATCAGAAAAacctcctgttttttttccccctttccttCCTTTCACCACAGACGTCAACTTTTCCTTTCTCACTGTTCTTCCTTTCACTTGTACTAAACTGCGCATTAACAAACTATCACTAACGACTCACAAATTGCCACCATTAGTCATTTGAAAGGTGCAATGAGTAAAAATTGAATAGatgaaatttatatatatatatatttttttactttgatgctttttttttcttttcccattaATGAAGCCCGCCCTTGCATTGCAGACGGGTCCGACTCCCGCGACAAACCCAAGCTGTACCGGCTGCAGCACAGCGTCACCGAGGTGGGCTCGGACTGCACCGACGACGGCGCCATCCAGGTAGCCAGCCAAATTCGGCTCCCCCGCCGGCCCGGCTCGCGCGGCGCCGCCCGTGACATTTGCTTGCCTCGCCAGCTGCTGGGCCCGGGCGTGCTGCCTCACCACTGCAACCTGACTCACAGCGAGGGACTGGTGACGGTGACGCCGCGCGGCCCCGAGGCCGAAACCTTCGTGGACGGCCAGCGCGTGGGCGAGACGGTGGCGCTGCGCTCGGGCGCCACGCTGCGCTTCGGATCGGCGCTGGTCTTCAAGTTCGTCGACCCGCTCTACGACCAGGCCGCCAAGAGGGAGCCGCCCGGCGCCATGCGCGCAAGGCACAAGTCCGGGTGAGCGAAAGGAGCAGCCGGTGTCGGATCTGCTTTCAATTGTAATCCGAGCCGCTGCTGGTTCTCCCCATCTGTGAGGGCTGATGAGGTTTGAGATGAAGGGAGCAAATGAAAGGAGAAAGTTTGCGCGGGGCCTCTAATCTCATCAGCGTGGGGTAGGGTGGggcctcctcatcttcctccttctGGGTTCCCGATATAAGCAAGAGCGTGAAAaggatcatttttttttgtttcaacgtGAGGGAATTGTGGCAATCGTCGTCTTTTGCAGCCAATGCAAACATTTTGCGCACGTCTTCATGTGTGTGGTCACAAGTGGGTTCCTCCTCAAACATGACATTTGACCACAGCATTGCGGCCTTCAAAGTTTTCCTGGAAGAGTTTTGTCAGACATCTTGCGGTCAGTCacgttgctttttttgtttttgtgtgggcCACTGCAGGAGCGTTCCCGACACCACCTTTGACCTCCAGGGTGACATGCACGGCGTGGCCGCCATCCCCACCAGCAAGGTAACGCGCCATCTTGACCTCGGTGAAAGCGAGCGAGGTCCCAGCGGTGCTCGTGCTTCTGGCAGAGCTCCGGGAAGTTGGAGATGGAGCGCGGGATGGTGAAGCCCATGATCCGAGGCGAGCCGCAGGACGGCCGGACCCAGGACGGCTCGGGCGACCGGCCCGACCTGACCCTCCCGGCCAGCATCGAGTTCCGGGAAAACTGTGAGTCGAAGCTCAGACTCCACATGGCCGCGCTCGCTTCTGACGCGTGGACCTTTTGCGCACAGCCGAAGACACGTTCCTGTCGGCCATCATCAACTACACCAACAGCTCGACGGTGCACTTCAAGCTGTCGCCCACGTACGTGCTGTACATGGCGTGCCGCTTCGTGCTGTCGCCCGCCTACCGGCCCGACATGTCTCCCTCGGAGCGCACGCACAAAGTCATCGCCATCGTCAACAAGATGGTGAGCATGATGGAAGGCGTCATCCAGGTGAGCGCTCGTCAACCCGTCGGTCCGTGCTGTTGTCCGTCTGTCGGCGCTAAAGGCTAATGGGCTAACGTGTGAGTGGTGGCCGGCCCGATGGCTCGTTTTGTGGACGGCTTTTGAGTTTCTATTTGAAGACCTTGAGCCAGAGatgctcctcctcttcatctttaAATGTGACAAAGGACAAACTTGTGTGTGTCGTAGCGTAGCTGTTGACGTGTTCTCTCTCTGTCCTGTGAATGTgtcccttcctcttcctcctctgtcCATGCAGGAAAGTCCTGAAGGGGATCAGGTAGGGTAGCACATGATCAGACTCTTGCtctctttcttctttgtttttttttgtccttgtgcTTCTTTCAACCCACTTCTTCCCACTTGGTtgttgccgctgctgctgctgctgctgctgctgctgcttttttatTGCTGCCACTCTAACAgaaatggaaacaaaacaaatatctacACTGGTTCCTTGACTTATGGGTTTTATCGCTcggttgagttttttttcttcttccagcaAACGGCAAGAGCGTCAAAGCTGCTTTTAGCCACGGCTCACGCCCCGATGCTCACACGCAGATTAAGTCTAGCCCTTGGCATTAGGCCACGCCTCCTCCTGGCACACACGATTTGATGTGCGAGGAAGGAGTCAATGACTTTCTGATTGTGGTTATGGAAGAAAGTCAAGGCACCAGTGTAGCAGAAGCTAACGCAGCCTTCCACAGCTGGACGCGGTGACGTCATCCCCCGGCCGACTAATGATTCCATTCAGCTTCCGGGACCCGCCTGCCTGCCACTAAAACCAAAAGGAATGGCGAGCGGCCAAGCCCAAAGCgagtgcccgcccgcccgcccgcccgcgcggcGGTTGCATCCTCACGTCTTGTGTGTGACGTGACGCTTGTGAATGCACAAGTCTTTAACGCTTCATCTGTCTCTTGTTCCCTTTCTGGAACTTTTGGTCTTGGATGCACTCGGTCGGTCGGCTCCTTAACAACAACCGCTCCCGACGATAATCttctttttttgcttcagttgaCTTTTTGTTTCTCTCTCCCCCCCAAGGTGGGTGGGGGTAGACAAGTGGCCGCTGTGATTGGTGGCTCATATTAACCAATCAGCTCGTCAGACAGCAAGCCTAACCCTCCTCCATCAGGACAACACAAGAACGAGTTGCTCAATGAAATTATTGATCACCTGGCGGACTTTCATCCAAAGTCTCCGTTATTCAATTTGAGGGGCAGGATAGATGGGTCATGAAATGACCTCAAGGTGGTGCCACTGAGCATTAGTGGAGGAGGCGGCTGCCGTCTGGCGACTTGAACTTGACCGGCGGACCGGTCGCTCGTGTCACTGCCGAGCTCACCGTTGTTTGGCCGACTGCAATGACGGggcgagaagggggggggggggggcggagtttGCCGGGCATGTGTCTATCCTCCGGGTAACACCCCGCTCTTGGCCGCCGCTGACAACGACGGGGCGTCGGCGCTCACGGCGTTGCGGCTTTCTGTGCAGAAGCAGAAAAACATTGCGGGCGCCCTGGCCTTCTGGATGGCCAACGCGTCGGAGCTGCTCAACTTCATCAAGCAGGACCGCGACCTGAGCCGCGTCACGCTGGACGCCCAGGACGTCCTGGCGCACCTGGTCCAGATGGCCTTCAAGTGAGTGACACTTGCCCTTTGTCTTGGCACAAAGCCACGGCGCGTCGTATGAAAGGTGTGCGATGCGCCTCGGCAGGTACCTGGTGCACTGCCTGCAGGGCGACCTCAACAACTACATGGCCGCCTTCCTGGATGACCCCGAGGAGCACAATCCGCAGAGACCCAAGATAGGTGAGTGTCACAAACTGTGTGCACGCTGTTATATATTTatagctattttttttccctccccatccAGAGGACGTCCTGCACACGCTGACGGGCGCCATGTCTCTGCTGCGGCGTTGCCGCGTCAACGCGGCGCTGACCATCCAGCTCTTCTCGCAGCTCTTCCACTTCATCAACATGTGGCTCTTCAACAAGCTGGTGACGGACAGCGAGTCGGGCCTGTGCTGCCACTACTGGGGCGCCATCCTGCGCCAGCAGCTCAGCCACATCGAGGCCTGGGCCgagaagcagggcctggagctGGCCGCCGACTGCCACCTCAGTCGCATCGTGCAGGTGGGTCGGTCCGCCTCCTTTGATTGGCCAAATGGACGGGAACGGAGATTCTAAGATTTCTTTGCGCAGGCCACCACTCTGCTGACTATGGACAAGTACTCCATGCAGGACGTCCAGAACATCCACAGCACTTGCTTCAAGCTCAACTCGCTGCAGCTACACGCGCTCATGACCAACTACCACTGCGCCCCCGACGAGCCTTACATCCCGCCCGTAAGACGCCCGCCCATCCACACCAAAAGCTTTGGGGGGTCATTTTTACAAATTGATAACCTCTCGCCAGGAGCTGATCGACCACGTGGTGGCAGTGGCGGAGAACACGGCGGATGAGCTGGCACGCAGCGACGGGCGCGAGGTGCAGCTGGAGGAGGACCCTGACCTGCAGCTGCCCttcctgctgcccgaggacggCTACTCGTGCGACGTGGTGCGCAGCCTGCCCAACGGCCTGCAGGACTTCCTCGACCCGCTGCTACAGAGAGGTCGTCTGACGTTTGAAACACTCAAAAGTAGAAACTGGTGCTCCACAGTGACAAGAAAAAGTCCGTTCAGATTGTTTGACGTGAAAGAAACGCAAAATCTGCTCGCCTTTCATTTCACCCCAACGGAAAAGCGACATTGTCTTTGCCGAAGATCAAATCAGTTGAGTCAATAACTTTGTTGCCTTTGAAACATTGTgtaacttttttccccccctgttTTTTGGCCGCCAGGCTTCTGCCGGCTGACGCCGCACCCTCGCTCGCCCGGAACCTGGACGGTCCACTTTGAGGGGGCCGACTGCGACAGCCACTTTGCCGCCGTCGACAACTCTGACATGGTATGCGCCACGTCGTGCGCAAAATGAGAGCGTGTTTAAGTTATAAAATGCGCACACACCTTCTCTGTCATTGGCGCCTTTCTTGATGGCTTGAAACCAATTTCAGGACGGcacgtaaacacacacacacgcttttaGCTTTTCACCGATATTGCGGGAgcctcccctccccttccgTCCACAAATGGCCACCTCATAAACACAAAAGCGTCCATTTGGGCGCCAAAGTCCGGGAAAAGTAGACGCACGCTCAAAGCGTTGCGTCAGTGAAAGTGAGTCATTGTCGCGGGCGCTCTCCATTCGCTCGTCTGGCGCTCGCCGCACAACGCCGACAGAGGAGGCGGGGCGACGACACGAAAATTGGATGCAGACGTCTCGTTTTCGGGCACCTTGAGAGAAGATTTGCTCCTCTGATGTGGGAACGCGCGACCCTGCGCATCTGtgcatgggtgtgtgtgtgtgtgtgtgtgtgtgtgtgtgtgcgcagctgTGGTTTCCATTCTTGAGTGGCATCCAGCAACCCGCAGTTCCTCGGCGGttcccctgcctccctccctccctccctgctttCTGCGCTCCTCCTCAGACTGTCCACCACTTAGTCGTTTTTCTGGAGTTGCCACTCTGTCGCTCACCGCTGTCGTTTGTCTTTTCTCGTCTTTTCCTCCCCTGTCCGCGTCAGCCAATGAGGAAGGAGCCGGAGGTGGTGACGGTGACGCTGAAGAAGCACAACGGCATGGGCCTCAGCATCGTGGCCGCTAAGGTAAGGAAGCGCCGCCGCTGCTGTAGCCCACCGCCCGCATGTGTAAATGGTTTCCCGTGAAAGGCAACGCCAAAGAGCGAGGAGCCAAACGGCGTCCAGATGTTCTCGACGCCTGTAAATGTTTGGATTGAGTCTGTCACGAAATCGCACAAGACAAGGCGAGTGAAGTTGAAATAGAAAGCCTCTTTCCTGCTCACGGCCGCCCGCCGCTTTCCTGTGTGGGAAGGAAGCACGTCGAAAGGAAGCTTCCTGGCagcgccacgtttttttttaaaaccacacTCAATCgctcagcatgtgtgtgtgtgcgatggGAACGGCAGGTTGTCACACAGCTGCTCGGGCTGAGCTCCGCCTTATGTAACCccgccgtgtgtgtgcgtgcgtgcgtgcgcaaagCGGCGCTCCACCTCAGTGTAAGCAGCCGGCGTCCCGGCTCGCAGCTCTTCTGGGGAGGAACTTTGCCGCCGTTCAGGAACTTTTAGGACTCTAGCGGGAATTTCTAGCGGGCGGCTCCTGTTTTGTCAGGTGTTTGAGCGTCAATGCTGCTTTTGAAGTTCGCCGCTGCACGCTAACAGGgaaagacgtgtgtgtgtgtgtgtgtgtgtgtgtgtgtgtgtgtgtgtgtgtgtgcttggaccGATTTGGACCAGGACATGTGGTTCTCGGTGGTGGGGAGGAAAGAGCAGGTATGTTTGTCGAAAAAACTGCGTTGGATTTCAAAGCCGGTGGGCGGTGGGTCGGATGAAGTCTCGCGTGCTGCAAGCCGGCCTCGGGGTTTTGGGCTCTCCACTGTTTGCTCAGCTAATGATTAAACTGGCGAGCTCGCACGTGACTGCAGCAGCTGCACTTCACGATCGATTTGTTCAGTTGTAGGCGCGCGTCGTTTCATTTGTAATTCAAATTCGCTCGCAATTGGTGTCTCTAATCATCTCCCTCGCTTGAGGAAAGGAATCTTCTTTTAGTTTTGACGGCTGGCTATCTAGGCCCGAAACGATGAGAGCACCAAAAGTTTGTGTCTGCTTGAgtgattgtttgtttgtttgcttgcttgaaGGAACATTTGCACAAGTTAAACAATGGCTTGCAAAAcaaacgtccccccccccccccccccccattccatGTGGTCACCGACAATGGGGGGATGTCTGATTTCCTGTGCTACAGCAAGTCTCAGCCAAGTGTCAGCCTTCACGGCCACTTTAGCGCATTTGCCTTTTCAAAGTTGGACGTGGATTTATTTGGCGCGTGGGGCGAGGCCACTCGCAACGTCAAAATATCTCGGAAGACGACGGAGCCTTCGGGCCTCGCTTGTTGGAACACGCGTGATGCGAGGCAAAATGGGCATAGCGGCAAAAAAATCGGCTTCAACTCTCGTGTTATTGGCTTGCGCTAAAATGGCGCTTCTTACATAAGAAAACACCGGAGAGTAAAAATATGTCGGGTCAGGTGGTGCTCATTGGATTGCGGATTTTGTGTCCTCCTGCAGGGTGCCGGCCAGGAGAAACTGGGCATCTACATCAAGTCGGTGGTCAAAGGAGGCGCCGCCGACATGGTTGGTACCGCACACTGACGCACGCACATTTTCTCACACCCACATTGAGGCAATTTTTTCCTGTGGTTGTAGGATGGGCGACTGGCAGCCGGCGACCAGTTGCTGAGTGTGGATGGGCGCAGCCTGGTGGGCCTGTCCCAAGAGAGGTGAGGCGCCCATCTTGTTTTGCAGCCTTcacaccatcaaaaaaaaaaatgcctgggaagattttcaaaaacacagcaTACCGAAGGAGACATTTTGTGCACACACGAGAGCTCCCAGGTGTCCAAATAACACACCCTTGCTATAGCATGATGGGATTATACTGCCACCTGGTGGCCAACTTGCTCATGCCATGAATGAATCATGTTCCTTGAACTCTGTTTCAAGATGTTATGactgagcttttttttaatctgcggGGCCGGCGCAGGGCGGCCGAGCTGATGACCAGGACGGGATCGGTGGTGACGCTGGAGGTGGCCAAGCAGGGCGCCATTTACCACGGCCTTGCCACGCTCCTCAACCAGCCCAGCCCCATGATGCCTCGAGGTAACCGCCCCGCCGACACAAAAGCAAGACGGCGGGCAGGCTCGGAATGCCTTTTGGCGTGACGATCGGCCCTCCGTGACTTCCCGTTTGCGCAGCCTCGGACCGCAGCCGCGAGAAGAACGGCAAACTGCGTCCCAAGAGCGAAGGCTTCGAGTTGTACAACAGCTCGGTGCCCAACGGCTCCCCGGAGAGTCCGCAGGCCGGCTGGGACGCTTACCCGGAACCAAAGATGATGAGCGGGGAGGACCGGCTCCTCAAAAACCGGGCCAACCACCGCTCCAGTCCCAACGTGGCCAGTAAGCGCGTGCGCCTTGCAGCTCTAAACTATTTCACAGAAATGGCCTCCTCCAGTCCTCAATGAGCGCTCTCTCCTCAGATCAGGGCCAGAGTCCCGCGAGCAAGCCAGTCTACCCCGCTGGACCCGGCACCAAGATCACCTCCGTCTCCACCGGCAACCTGTGCGCTGACGTAAGTAGCGCGTCCGCCACTTTGCTCTGGTGGCCAACCGCACCCACCTGAGGAAAGTCACACTGGGATGTCAAGAGCACCATTTTGTGGAAAACTGGGAAGCGTCGAGAATGAACCATATGagaatttttcaattttttttaaagacctgTTTTTAAGTCAACCAATTTAGTGGTCTGTGAATAATCTTCCCTATCTGTCTCTGTCAGGATGAGCCTTCACCCCCGCGCCCAGAGGCGTACCCCATCCCCACGCAGACCTACGCCCGGGAATATTTCACCATCCCGGCGTCCAAGAGCCAGGACCGCGTGGTGGGCCCGGGGCCGGGACCCTCGCAGCACTGGCAGCCCATGGAGGACAGGGAACGGCTCCCCTCGGTGGACAGCATGCACAACAGCATGAAGGTACCAAAGAGTCATCGCCACAAGAACCCAAAACATTTGAGCCCAACTAAACCCCCCCGACCCCTGCAGCGAGTCAACCACTCGCAGGAGGACATGTACCCTCCTCCGTCCGGGATCCTGAGGCAGGACGAGCGCATGCAGCAGCACTACCAGCAGGAATACCAACACCGAGACCTGGACTACCAGCACAGAGATCTGGACTACCAGAGGGGACCTCCCGGTAAGAAGCTCAATGCGTCACGGAGACCACCGAGATGTGGAATTCTCACGGCCAGACCAAATTTGTGTGCTTCCAGGTTTGGCGGGAGCGGAGCAGTGGGTTGCTCAGCAGCAGGTTTCGTCCTCGCTGGAGTCGTCCACGTCCAGCCAGGAGCACCTCAACTACGCGTCGGCGTCCGGCAAGAACCAGAAGACGGGGCCGGGCCGCTGGAAGACGCCCAACGCGCCGCACGCCGTGCCGCCGCACTCGGTCCAGACGTCGTCGCGCTCGGACCTgccgccgccccctcccccgCCGCCGGCCACCTACCCGGACGCCTACGACATGTACGAGCCCCACGGCGAGATgcctctgccgccgccgccatccggCGCCAGCTCGGCAACGGCCCAGCAAGCCGCCGACCGCAAGAAGCGCGAAGAGCAACAACGCTGGTATGAGAAGGAGAAAGCCCGTCTGG encodes:
- the afdna gene encoding afadin isoform X8, which produces MSGNREEERRKLADIINHWNANRLDLFEISRPTEDLEFHGVMRFYFQDRMAGNFATKCIRVSSTATTQDVIETLAEKFRPDMRMLSSPRYSLYEVHVSGEERQLDLDEKPLVVQLNWNKDDREGRFVLKNENDILPKKSQSNGPEKEKDGVIQNFKRTLSKKEKKKEKKREKEFGRITDGDDQMPNRDDGENSRLAAEVYKDMPETSFTRTISNPEVVMKRRRQQKLEKRMQEFMSSDGRPDSGGTLRIYADSLKPNIPYKTILLSTRDTADFAVAEALEKYGLEKENPREYCIARQDDKSGKEAILDDGECPLQIFRDWPADRGALVFQLKKRPPDYHLRKTRKADDKGLQGKNGSGPLPPEKLPYLVELSPDGSDSRDKPKLYRLQHSVTEVGSDCTDDGAIQLLGPGVLPHHCNLTHSEGLVTVTPRGPEAETFVDGQRVGETVALRSGATLRFGSALVFKFVDPLYDQAAKREPPGAMRARHKSGSVPDTTFDLQGDMHGVAAIPTSKSSGKLEMERGMVKPMIRGEPQDGRTQDGSGDRPDLTLPASIEFRENSEDTFLSAIINYTNSSTVHFKLSPTYVLYMACRFVLSPAYRPDMSPSERTHKVIAIVNKMVSMMEGVIQESPEGDQKQKNIAGALAFWMANASELLNFIKQDRDLSRVTLDAQDVLAHLVQMAFKYLVHCLQGDLNNYMAAFLDDPEEHNPQRPKIEDVLHTLTGAMSLLRRCRVNAALTIQLFSQLFHFINMWLFNKLVTDSESGLCCHYWGAILRQQLSHIEAWAEKQGLELAADCHLSRIVQATTLLTMDKYSMQDVQNIHSTCFKLNSLQLHALMTNYHCAPDEPYIPPELIDHVVAVAENTADELARSDGREVQLEEDPDLQLPFLLPEDGYSCDVVRSLPNGLQDFLDPLLQRGFCRLTPHPRSPGTWTVHFEGADCDSHFAAVDNSDMPMRKEPEVVTVTLKKHNGMGLSIVAAKGAGQEKLGIYIKSVVKGGAADMDGRLAAGDQLLSVDGRSLVGLSQERAAELMTRTGSVVTLEVAKQGAIYHGLATLLNQPSPMMPRASDRSREKNGKLRPKSEGFELYNSSVPNGSPESPQAGWDAYPEPKMMSGEDRLLKNRANHRSSPNVANQGQSPASKPVYPAGPGTKITSVSTGNLCADDEPSPPRPEAYPIPTQTYAREYFTIPASKSQDRVVGPGPGPSQHWQPMEDRERLPSVDSMHNSMKRVNHSQEDMYPPPSGILRQDERMQQHYQQEYQHRDLDYQHRDLDYQRGPPGLAGAEQWVAQQQVSSSLESSTSSQEHLNYASASGKNQKTGPGRWKTPNAPHAVPPHSVQTSSRSDLPPPPPPPPATYPDAYDMYEPHGEMPLPPPPSGASSATAQQAADRKKREEQQRWYEKEKARLEEERERKRREQERKLGQIRANPVMPVQPHNNGGTLPPAPAHHYPQQQQQQPPPPASMGPPHAYPPQQPPSRPEKLASLPRSAVPPSSNPPGMETVIRDLLPQQQPRTIERRDLQYITISKEELTSDSLSPDPWKRDAREKAEKQQQLHIVDLLDKEIQELQSKPERTAEESDRLRKLMLEWQFQKRLQESKQSDEDEEEEDDEDVDTMMIMQRLEAEKRARQQTAVPAISVLDLLQDEERRRKQQLEEIRKREADERTKQEEERRWREEERVKREAAEKRRQEEEYYTRLEAERRRQHDEAERRLLSPDEPAGFNSYTGNSAGVVGSGEFYKDPRDKWAKSQEQENIPSGGDDDAPPESLTFKERQRLFSQGKEVSNKVKASRKLMELENELNTK
- the afdna gene encoding afadin isoform X6 — translated: MSGNREEERRKLADIINHWNANRLDLFEISRPTEDLEFHGVMRFYFQDRMAGNFATKCIRVSSTATTQDVIETLAEKFRPDMRMLSSPRYSLYEVHVSGEERQLDLDEKPLVVQLNWNKDDREGRFVLKNENDILPKKSQSNGPEKEKDGVIQNFKRTLSKKEKKKEKKREKEFGRITDGDDQMPNRDDGENSRLAAEVYKDMPETSFTRTISNPEVVMKRRRQQKLEKRMQEFMSSDGRPDSGGTLRIYADSLKPNIPYKTILLSTRDTADFAVAEALEKYGLEKENPREYCIARQDDKSGKEAILDDGECPLQIFRDWPADRGALVFQLKKRPPDYHLRKTRKADDKGLQGKNGSGPLPPEKLPYLVELSPDGSDSRDKPKLYRLQHSVTEVGSDCTDDGAIQLLGPGVLPHHCNLTHSEGLVTVTPRGPEAETFVDGQRVGETVALRSGATLRFGSALVFKFVDPLYDQAAKREPPGAMRARHKSGSVPDTTFDLQGDMHGVAAIPTSKSSGKLEMERGMVKPMIRGEPQDGRTQDGSGDRPDLTLPASIEFRENSEDTFLSAIINYTNSSTVHFKLSPTYVLYMACRFVLSPAYRPDMSPSERTHKVIAIVNKMVSMMEGVIQESPEGDQKQKNIAGALAFWMANASELLNFIKQDRDLSRVTLDAQDVLAHLVQMAFKYLVHCLQGDLNNYMAAFLDDPEEHNPQRPKIEDVLHTLTGAMSLLRRCRVNAALTIQLFSQLFHFINMWLFNKLVTDSESGLCCHYWGAILRQQLSHIEAWAEKQGLELAADCHLSRIVQATTLLTMDKYSMQDVQNIHSTCFKLNSLQLHALMTNYHCAPDEPYIPPELIDHVVAVAENTADELARSDGREVQLEEDPDLQLPFLLPEDGYSCDVVRSLPNGLQDFLDPLLQRGFCRLTPHPRSPGTWTVHFEGADCDSHFAAVDNSDMPMRKEPEVVTVTLKKHNGMGLSIVAAKGAGQEKLGIYIKSVVKGGAADMDGRLAAGDQLLSVDGRSLVGLSQERAAELMTRTGSVVTLEVAKQGAIYHGLATLLNQPSPMMPRASDRSREKNGKLRPKSEGFELYNSSVPNGSPESPQAGWDAYPEPKMMSGEDRLLKNRANHRSSPNVANQGQSPASKPVYPAGPGTKITSVSTGNLCADDEPSPPRPEAYPIPTQTYAREYFTIPASKSQDRVVGPGPGPSQHWQPMEDRERLPSVDSMHNSMKRVNHSQEDMYPPPSGILRQDERMQQHYQQEYQHRDLDYQHRDLDYQRGPPGLAGAEQWVAQQQVSSSLESSTSSQEHLNYASASGKNQKTGPGRWKTPNAPHAVPPHSVQTSSRSDLPPPPPPPPATYPDAYDMYEPHGEMPLPPPPSGASSATAQQAADRKKREEQQRWYEKEKARLEEERERKRREQERKLGQIRANPVMPVQPHNNGGTLPPAPAHHYPQQQQQQPPPPASMGPPHAYPPQQPPSRPEKLASLPRSAVPPSSNPPGMETVIRDLLPQQQPRTIERRDLQYITISKEELTSDSLSPDPWKRDAREKAEKQQQLHIVDLLDKEIQELQSKPERTAEESDRLRKLMLEWQFQKRLQESKQSDEDEEEEDDEDVDTMMIMQRLEAEKRARQQTAVPAISVLDLLQDEERRRKQQLEEIRKREADERTKQEEERRWREEERVKREAAEKRRQEEEYYTRLEAERRRQHDEAERRLLSPDEPAGLYRPPLPKDYQPPAPHNPTNTPPPPPQRNASYLKTQVASPDTLYTAKFVAYAGDEDDDEEGGGQPGFNSYTGNSAGVVGSGEFYKDPRDKWAKSQEQENIPSGGDDDAPPESLTFKERQRLFSQGKEVSNKVKASRKLMELENELNTK